A single genomic interval of Aureliella helgolandensis harbors:
- a CDS encoding DUF6580 family putative transport protein, producing MNKADTRWLAFAFFLSAILMRFLPHWPNFTPVAAMALFAGCYLSGVAGIVFAFGAMAASDFIGNYLGIAGIYFYDTTTMLSVYVALGLSALVGRILRGHVHLATVPVASLGGTTLFFLITNFASWRDPMMAYPQTLAGLGQCYLAAVPFAQNSLLGDLFFSAILFGSYALATHRSKVSAPAAGSTH from the coding sequence ATGAACAAAGCTGACACTCGCTGGCTGGCTTTTGCATTCTTCCTGAGTGCAATTCTCATGCGTTTCCTGCCACACTGGCCAAACTTTACTCCCGTGGCGGCCATGGCATTATTTGCCGGTTGCTACCTCTCAGGGGTGGCTGGGATTGTATTCGCGTTTGGCGCTATGGCAGCCAGCGATTTCATTGGAAATTACTTGGGCATTGCTGGCATTTACTTCTACGATACGACAACGATGCTTTCGGTTTACGTGGCGTTGGGATTATCGGCCTTGGTTGGCCGCATCCTGCGTGGGCACGTGCACCTCGCAACGGTCCCAGTAGCTTCGCTCGGTGGCACTACCCTTTTCTTCCTGATCACCAATTTCGCCAGCTGGCGCGATCCCATGATGGCCTACCCGCAAACCCTCGCTGGTTTAGGACAGTGCTACTTGGCCGCCGTTCCCTTCGCCCAAAATTCCCTGCTAGGCGATTTATTCTTCTCGGCGATTCTGTTTGGCAGCTATGCCCTAGCCACGCATCGCAGCAAGGTAAGCGCACCGGCTGCGGGTTCAACACACTAG
- a CDS encoding TolC family protein — MQSLRKKRAMRWLAVMLAASTGCSGVRKFNFSDSWESAPSYHASVATQIEYPNVRSNLIPQVADIPAPHALENPSELPARELDLNEAIRIAISQSDILRSIGGSVVQNAAGTQTNYDPARTETNPLGGVEAALSAFDVQATGAMFWQKNNRPNNTSFLIFQPQALEQTTGNFSYELAKKTATGASFALRHSMLYDNNNSPARLFASDYNGFFEGEYRQPLLRGGGVEFNRIAGPNSGIGQYNGVLIARINTDISLADFEQGIITFTNDVETAYWELFFAYHNLESQVAGRNSSLLTWQRIKELQKVGARGGDAAAEAQARSQYYLFDVQVKDSLTGPNGLYAAEQKLRYLMGLPATDGQLLKPISDPMEGEVVVDWQTSLNDALTKRVEIRRQKWNIKRRELEMIAAKLNRRPTLDFLGKYRYRGLGDQLIGHYDPNNSFNSVYQNIFEGDYQEWQAGVELGYPVGLRQASAAVANARWNLAREQSLLEEQELKISHDLSSSLRQIQRSYELMKSNYNRQESDRDQVAALQARYESGLDNINFLLQAQQQLATSQSAYFRSLVDYQLALRDFHRERGSLLNYNQIGLSEGAWPAGAYQDAVERGRFLTPRNNPEAVEVPSPVSGGGFNPTQVGAVGILPAPATPEAIVTP; from the coding sequence ATGCAGTCGCTGCGAAAAAAACGAGCAATGCGCTGGCTAGCGGTGATGCTAGCCGCATCAACCGGCTGTAGTGGTGTCCGCAAATTCAACTTTTCGGATAGCTGGGAGTCGGCTCCTAGCTACCATGCGTCGGTAGCCACGCAGATTGAGTATCCGAACGTGAGGTCAAACCTAATACCTCAAGTCGCGGATATCCCGGCTCCCCATGCACTTGAGAATCCCTCCGAGCTTCCTGCTCGCGAACTCGATCTCAACGAAGCGATTCGCATTGCCATCTCGCAAAGCGACATCCTGCGGTCGATCGGCGGCAGCGTTGTTCAAAATGCTGCTGGGACGCAAACCAATTACGACCCTGCCCGAACCGAGACCAACCCACTCGGTGGCGTCGAGGCTGCTTTGAGTGCCTTCGACGTCCAGGCCACGGGAGCCATGTTCTGGCAAAAGAACAATCGCCCCAACAATACTTCGTTCTTGATCTTCCAGCCGCAGGCGTTGGAGCAAACGACGGGCAATTTCTCGTACGAGCTAGCTAAGAAAACAGCCACCGGTGCAAGTTTTGCCTTGCGGCACAGCATGCTCTATGACAACAACAATAGTCCAGCTCGCTTGTTTGCCAGTGACTACAACGGCTTCTTTGAAGGCGAATATCGCCAGCCCTTGCTGCGTGGTGGAGGTGTGGAATTCAACCGCATCGCGGGACCAAACAGTGGTATTGGACAATACAACGGCGTGCTGATTGCTCGTATCAATACCGACATTTCCCTAGCCGATTTTGAGCAGGGCATCATCACCTTTACCAACGATGTGGAAACCGCCTATTGGGAACTGTTCTTTGCGTACCACAATCTTGAGTCGCAAGTGGCTGGCCGAAACAGCTCACTCCTTACTTGGCAACGAATCAAGGAGCTTCAAAAAGTTGGAGCCCGAGGCGGCGATGCTGCTGCGGAGGCTCAAGCTCGCTCCCAGTACTACCTGTTCGATGTCCAAGTCAAAGACTCTCTGACCGGCCCCAACGGGCTCTACGCTGCAGAGCAAAAACTACGTTACCTGATGGGATTGCCCGCAACCGATGGACAACTCCTCAAGCCTATCAGCGACCCCATGGAAGGTGAAGTTGTCGTCGATTGGCAAACCTCGCTAAACGATGCTCTCACTAAACGGGTCGAGATTCGAAGGCAGAAGTGGAATATCAAACGGCGTGAACTCGAGATGATCGCTGCGAAACTCAATCGACGCCCCACACTCGACTTCCTCGGCAAGTATCGCTACCGAGGCCTAGGGGACCAATTGATTGGGCATTACGACCCGAACAACTCGTTCAACAGCGTCTACCAGAACATCTTCGAAGGAGACTACCAAGAATGGCAAGCTGGCGTCGAGCTCGGCTACCCGGTGGGACTCCGCCAAGCCAGCGCAGCGGTGGCCAATGCAAGATGGAATCTAGCTCGTGAACAATCGTTGCTCGAAGAACAAGAGCTGAAAATCTCCCACGACCTCAGCTCCTCCTTGCGACAAATCCAACGCTCCTATGAGTTGATGAAATCCAATTACAATCGGCAGGAGTCCGATCGAGACCAAGTGGCTGCCCTGCAAGCCCGATATGAGAGTGGACTCGACAACATTAACTTCCTGCTGCAAGCCCAGCAGCAATTGGCGACCAGCCAGAGCGCCTACTTCCGCTCACTCGTCGATTACCAATTGGCACTCCGCGACTTCCACCGCGAACGTGGCTCCTTGCTAAACTACAACCAGATTGGCCTGAGTGAGGGTGCTTGGCCTGCTGGAGCGTATCAAGATGCGGTAGAGCGTGGACGCTTCTTGACTCCGCGGAATAATCCGGAAGCGGTCGAAGTCCCCAGCCCAGTCAGTGGTGGTGGATTCAACCCAACGCAGGTTGGAGCCGTTGGTATCCTGCCTGCTCCAGCAACGCCAGAAGCCATCGTGACTCCCTAG
- a CDS encoding redoxin domain-containing protein translates to MHTNPLHLYTMLPKQTTCLKNIQYLPKSTSAWSLRRGLIGLGVVLCLLSGLPKSSAFGDEGTGEELLAGHSSHGEAFNEGPRQAAYLMPGMGNISFPVTTENALTQRFFNQGVAQLHGFWYYEAERSFRQAATLDPDCSMCYWGMAMANVENRERAQGFIAQAQEGVESVTPREKLFITAAKEYFQDEDSKGKKIDKKSRAQTYTHNLEAIVEEYPDDIEAKAFLAVQLWQNSRADLPIVSHVAINALLQQIFDANPSHPAHHYRIHLWDGHKAKMALHSAGMCGPSLPGIAHMWHMPGHIYSKLHRYQDAAWQQEASARVDHAHMMRDRVLPDQIHNYAHNNEWLIRNLLNIGRIHDALALAQNMQELPRHPKYNTLKKGSTKYGRERLLLALSTYRLWPELLEFAQTDYLAPTQDEKLQLERKRYMAVAYALTSQADLAASLLTEIEDLRTETQQTQDKLLEEQKKEQEQKQESAEADEKPAEEAASPDESTSPQVATAPDTKKAKANRERRAKERDATLKELKETLQRQAKAIATIQVAQAAAERDWKKALELWEQSDWKDNLLKAEWLAANDQPQESLELVDKEIQRRGGEVLPLAVKTWIQAQLGEVPHARQTLEKTRIAACQADLETPLLARLASLAAEQGYDSHWAVPPTPAADLGERPALDSLGSFRWHPYMAPRFTVFGAEQQALQLKDLRGQPTLVIFYLGFGCLHCIEQLHEFSPRAAELRNQGLEVLAISSENTELLARGVKTYTKPLDIPLYSDAELNTFKAYRCYDDFESQPLHGTFLISPDGKVLWQDISYEPFMDVDFILAESQRLLKLHAIGQN, encoded by the coding sequence ATGCATACCAATCCCTTGCATCTCTATACCATGCTTCCTAAACAAACCACTTGCCTTAAGAACATCCAATATCTCCCTAAATCAACTTCTGCCTGGAGCCTCCGCAGGGGCCTCATAGGTTTGGGGGTTGTGCTCTGTTTACTCAGCGGCCTGCCAAAGTCTTCGGCTTTTGGCGATGAGGGAACCGGAGAGGAACTGTTAGCCGGCCACTCCTCCCACGGTGAAGCCTTCAATGAGGGCCCCCGGCAAGCGGCCTATCTCATGCCAGGCATGGGAAATATTTCGTTCCCCGTCACAACGGAAAACGCATTAACCCAGCGATTCTTCAACCAGGGCGTCGCGCAACTCCACGGATTTTGGTACTACGAAGCAGAACGCTCATTCCGCCAGGCTGCGACGTTAGATCCAGATTGCAGCATGTGCTATTGGGGGATGGCCATGGCGAACGTTGAGAATCGCGAACGTGCCCAGGGCTTTATTGCTCAGGCCCAAGAGGGTGTTGAGTCGGTCACACCGCGCGAGAAACTCTTCATCACCGCCGCCAAGGAGTACTTTCAAGATGAGGATTCCAAGGGCAAGAAGATTGACAAAAAGTCACGAGCACAAACCTACACTCACAACTTGGAAGCCATCGTTGAGGAATACCCTGACGACATCGAAGCGAAAGCCTTTTTGGCGGTACAGCTTTGGCAAAATTCACGGGCCGATTTGCCGATTGTAAGCCACGTCGCGATCAATGCTCTACTACAGCAGATCTTCGATGCAAATCCATCCCATCCGGCCCACCACTATCGCATCCACCTATGGGACGGTCACAAGGCAAAAATGGCTTTGCACAGTGCGGGCATGTGTGGACCGAGCCTGCCAGGTATCGCACACATGTGGCACATGCCCGGGCACATCTACTCTAAACTCCATCGCTACCAAGATGCAGCCTGGCAGCAGGAGGCCTCGGCCCGCGTTGATCATGCGCACATGATGCGTGACCGAGTCCTGCCCGATCAGATCCACAACTATGCTCACAATAACGAGTGGCTGATCCGCAATCTGCTCAACATTGGACGCATCCATGACGCCCTGGCTCTAGCACAGAACATGCAAGAGTTGCCCAGACACCCGAAGTACAACACCCTCAAGAAGGGGAGCACCAAATACGGCCGTGAGCGACTGCTGCTGGCCCTGTCCACCTACAGACTGTGGCCCGAATTGCTTGAATTCGCCCAGACCGATTATCTGGCTCCCACCCAAGATGAAAAATTGCAACTGGAACGAAAGCGGTATATGGCCGTAGCCTATGCACTTACCTCCCAAGCAGACTTAGCCGCTTCATTGCTCACCGAGATCGAAGACCTCCGCACCGAAACTCAGCAGACTCAGGACAAACTCTTGGAGGAACAGAAGAAGGAGCAGGAACAGAAGCAAGAGAGTGCTGAGGCTGACGAGAAACCCGCAGAAGAGGCCGCCTCCCCAGACGAGTCGACCTCACCACAAGTTGCGACGGCCCCCGATACGAAGAAGGCGAAAGCCAATCGTGAGCGGCGTGCGAAGGAGCGCGACGCCACTCTGAAAGAATTGAAAGAGACGCTACAGCGCCAGGCCAAGGCTATCGCAACGATTCAAGTTGCCCAGGCTGCTGCCGAGCGCGATTGGAAGAAGGCTCTTGAGCTGTGGGAGCAATCCGACTGGAAAGACAACTTGCTAAAAGCAGAATGGCTGGCCGCCAATGACCAGCCCCAGGAGAGTCTTGAACTGGTGGATAAAGAGATCCAACGTCGAGGGGGTGAGGTCTTGCCACTGGCTGTCAAAACTTGGATTCAGGCGCAGCTAGGTGAAGTCCCCCACGCTCGCCAAACATTGGAAAAAACACGAATCGCGGCCTGCCAAGCTGATCTAGAGACGCCCCTCTTAGCACGACTCGCCTCCTTGGCTGCCGAGCAAGGATACGACTCGCATTGGGCCGTACCGCCCACACCGGCTGCAGACCTGGGCGAGCGCCCAGCCCTCGACAGTCTCGGTTCGTTCCGTTGGCACCCCTACATGGCTCCTCGCTTCACGGTCTTCGGTGCCGAGCAACAAGCCTTGCAATTGAAAGACCTGCGTGGTCAACCGACACTCGTCATCTTCTATCTGGGTTTCGGCTGCTTGCACTGCATTGAACAACTGCACGAGTTTTCCCCTAGAGCGGCAGAGCTCCGCAACCAGGGACTGGAGGTTCTTGCCATCAGTAGCGAGAATACAGAGCTACTGGCTAGAGGCGTCAAGACCTATACCAAGCCCTTGGACATTCCACTCTATTCGGACGCTGAACTCAACACCTTCAAGGCTTACCGTTGCTACGACGACTTCGAATCGCAACCGCTCCACGGTACCTTCCTCATCTCTCCCGATGGCAAGGTCCTTTGGCAAGACATTAGCTACGAACCCTTTATGGACGTCGACTTCATTTTGGCGGAATCGCAACGTCTACTAAAACTGCATGCGATCGGACAGAACTAA
- a CDS encoding ABC transporter ATP-binding protein translates to MLELKGVTKHFRKQIAVEDVRLSILEHEFLVILGKSGAGKTTLLRIMAGLQAADSGSVWMNACDVTRQPPAERKIAYVTQEYALYPQLTVHGNLVAALNPLRLPKAEVVRRIAEVSAWFQIESLAARLPSQLSGGQAQRVAFAKAVVRQPSLLLVDEPLSQLDCELRGELRRLLQTLNQRFSTTTVMVTHDPVDALSLADRIAVMEEGHLVQIGTPDDVYRSPESPSVAGLLSPWGVNWLPLELLMVFPAFEQILSSRKTGPQGITTVGIRPEAIQCAQSQAAPIMNLLEFAVEIGEIRNLGFSQLVHAQLGTHRLQFFADRNASVRPGRVSVQVAKADVLLFP, encoded by the coding sequence ATGCTTGAACTTAAAGGGGTTACGAAGCATTTTCGGAAACAGATTGCCGTGGAGGATGTTCGTCTCAGTATCTTAGAGCATGAATTTCTAGTGATCCTTGGAAAGAGTGGTGCCGGGAAGACAACGCTCCTGCGAATTATGGCTGGGCTCCAAGCCGCAGACAGTGGGAGCGTTTGGATGAACGCTTGCGATGTCACTCGCCAGCCGCCCGCCGAGCGAAAGATTGCTTATGTGACTCAGGAGTACGCGCTCTATCCGCAATTGACCGTGCATGGCAATCTGGTAGCGGCGCTAAACCCTTTAAGGCTACCCAAAGCAGAAGTCGTGCGTCGCATTGCCGAGGTGAGCGCGTGGTTCCAAATTGAGAGCTTGGCAGCCCGCTTGCCTTCTCAGTTGTCCGGAGGGCAAGCCCAGCGAGTTGCATTCGCAAAGGCGGTTGTTCGCCAGCCCTCACTGCTCTTGGTGGACGAGCCTCTGAGTCAATTGGATTGTGAGCTGCGCGGGGAATTGCGGCGCTTGCTGCAAACGCTCAACCAACGGTTCTCCACGACGACGGTCATGGTCACCCATGATCCGGTCGACGCGCTTAGCTTGGCCGATCGGATTGCCGTCATGGAAGAGGGGCACTTGGTGCAGATAGGCACTCCGGATGATGTCTATCGTTCTCCTGAGTCACCTTCAGTTGCCGGCTTGCTTAGCCCGTGGGGGGTGAATTGGCTGCCGTTGGAGTTGCTAATGGTCTTCCCAGCCTTCGAACAAATTCTCTCTTCCCGTAAGACCGGTCCCCAGGGAATCACGACCGTAGGCATTCGGCCAGAGGCGATCCAGTGCGCTCAATCCCAGGCAGCTCCCATCATGAATCTACTTGAGTTCGCCGTTGAGATTGGAGAAATTCGCAATCTAGGATTCAGTCAATTGGTCCACGCCCAGTTGGGAACGCATCGCCTGCAGTTTTTCGCGGATCGCAATGCCAGCGTGCGTCCAGGTAGGGTGAGCGTTCAAGTGGCAAAAGCGGACGTGTTGCTATTTCCTTAG
- a CDS encoding DUF1501 domain-containing protein, with amino-acid sequence MAEKSRAVELDSQRPLMPRVGHFPAKIKNVIFMFMAGGPSQLELFEPKPLLNEYHNQVPPASFMEGRRFAFLKPDAKLLGSQRKFAQYGQCGMSLSELLPHHRKIVDDVCWMRGMATDVFNHGPAKLFMNCGFQTPGRPSLGAWVTYGLGSESQDLPGFVVLQSGPRGPRGGSTLWSSGFLPTGFQGVPFRSGSNPILHLNNPPGIDRQMQGDFTRTLAQLNHLQGEVTNDPEIMTRTQAYETAFAMQMSAPELSRIEEESQQTLDDYGVEEGKPSYARNCLLARRLVERGVRFVQLYHTNWDHHGGSENLEGALEEVCRDVDRASAALVQDLKQRGLLEETLVIWGGEFGRTPMGETRATIGRDHHVDAFTMWMAGGGVKPGYIHGATDELGFGPVEGRVHVHDLHATVLHLLGLDHKRLTYRFQGRDFRLTDVHGQLVPEILT; translated from the coding sequence ATGGCCGAGAAGTCGAGGGCTGTTGAGCTCGATAGTCAGCGTCCATTGATGCCTCGTGTCGGCCACTTTCCCGCCAAAATCAAGAACGTGATCTTCATGTTCATGGCTGGTGGCCCAAGCCAGTTGGAATTGTTTGAGCCCAAACCACTCCTCAACGAGTACCACAACCAAGTTCCACCGGCTAGCTTTATGGAGGGGCGGCGTTTTGCTTTTCTTAAGCCCGACGCCAAGCTGTTAGGCAGTCAACGCAAGTTCGCGCAGTACGGACAGTGTGGGATGAGCCTCAGCGAATTGTTGCCCCACCACCGGAAGATCGTCGATGATGTTTGTTGGATGCGCGGCATGGCCACGGATGTGTTCAATCATGGGCCAGCCAAGCTGTTTATGAACTGCGGTTTCCAGACTCCAGGACGTCCAAGCTTAGGGGCGTGGGTTACGTACGGGCTGGGAAGCGAGAGCCAGGATTTGCCGGGATTTGTAGTTCTGCAATCGGGACCACGTGGTCCCAGGGGAGGAAGCACGTTGTGGTCGAGCGGATTCCTGCCGACTGGGTTTCAAGGAGTGCCGTTTCGTAGTGGGAGTAATCCCATTCTGCACTTGAACAACCCTCCAGGTATTGACCGTCAGATGCAGGGGGATTTTACGCGGACGCTAGCCCAATTAAACCACTTGCAGGGGGAAGTCACCAATGACCCCGAGATCATGACTCGGACCCAAGCCTACGAAACCGCTTTTGCAATGCAAATGTCAGCGCCCGAATTGTCACGTATCGAGGAGGAGTCTCAGCAGACGCTAGACGACTATGGCGTGGAGGAGGGGAAACCCTCATATGCTAGAAATTGTTTGCTCGCGCGACGCTTGGTGGAACGTGGTGTTCGCTTCGTACAACTCTACCATACCAATTGGGACCATCACGGCGGCAGTGAGAATCTGGAAGGGGCGCTTGAGGAGGTGTGTCGGGATGTCGACCGAGCGTCTGCGGCGCTAGTGCAGGATCTCAAACAACGTGGGTTGTTGGAGGAAACCCTTGTGATCTGGGGGGGAGAGTTCGGACGAACTCCAATGGGGGAAACTCGAGCTACCATTGGTCGCGATCATCACGTCGATGCGTTTACGATGTGGATGGCGGGCGGCGGAGTCAAACCTGGCTACATTCATGGAGCCACGGATGAACTCGGCTTCGGGCCGGTTGAAGGGCGTGTTCATGTTCACGACCTGCACGCAACCGTGTTGCATCTACTAGGGCTCGACCACAAGCGGCTGACCTACCGCTTTCAGGGACGTGACTTTCGTTTAACCGATGTCCACGGGCAACTGGTGCCTGAGATCCTGACTTAG
- a CDS encoding IS4 family transposase has protein sequence MCHHPFDSFRCRVQHARQHGDLYFAALISKETIASVFGNASAILDSARVYNTSVTLWVFLSQVMSIHHGCVSAVAKLITHRVANNQTACSAETGAYCIARDKIDEQSMQRLVTASGLAIEDSSPDHWRWLGHRVITADGATVTMADTSENQAAYPQLSSQAPGCGFPILRVVVLFALSTGVVLDMAMGRYKGKFTHEVSLFRQIDAIIEETDVFLADRAYAGWFEMARMIQRGAHVVVRKHQLRKSDFRTGIRYGKDDHSIQIDKPARPDWMSIEEYETYPDFITIREIRIRVENNGFRTREIIVHTSLSDDTEYTREDIAALFRRRWQAELHLRSLKTVMQMEHLRCKKPHRVRNEIRTHMLAYNLIRGVMSEAAVEGDVQPWHISFKSTLTTVTDMLPVLGLISNADELCTVLYRCCLQHAVGNRPDRYEPRVLKRRPKKYKLMQKPRSEYKPGEA, from the coding sequence AGACTATCGCGTCAGTCTTTGGCAATGCAAGTGCCATTCTCGATTCGGCCAGAGTTTACAACACATCGGTCACGCTGTGGGTCTTCCTCTCGCAAGTCATGAGCATCCACCACGGCTGCGTCTCTGCGGTCGCCAAGCTGATCACCCATCGAGTCGCCAACAACCAAACTGCTTGCTCTGCCGAAACCGGTGCTTACTGCATTGCTCGAGACAAAATCGACGAGCAATCCATGCAACGTCTTGTGACGGCCAGCGGACTTGCGATTGAAGACAGCAGTCCCGACCATTGGCGATGGCTGGGGCACCGCGTGATCACCGCCGATGGTGCCACCGTCACGATGGCAGACACGTCGGAGAATCAAGCCGCCTACCCGCAACTTAGTAGTCAAGCACCCGGTTGTGGATTTCCGATCTTGCGAGTCGTTGTACTGTTCGCGTTGTCGACTGGCGTTGTGCTCGACATGGCGATGGGCCGATACAAAGGTAAGTTCACTCACGAAGTAAGTTTGTTTCGTCAGATCGACGCAATCATCGAAGAAACCGATGTTTTCCTAGCTGATCGCGCCTATGCGGGTTGGTTCGAGATGGCGAGGATGATTCAACGTGGTGCACACGTCGTTGTTCGCAAACACCAGTTGCGCAAGTCAGATTTTCGGACTGGAATTCGTTACGGCAAAGACGATCACTCCATCCAAATCGACAAGCCAGCTCGTCCCGACTGGATGAGCATTGAAGAGTACGAGACGTACCCGGACTTCATCACCATTCGCGAGATCCGTATCCGAGTTGAGAACAACGGATTTCGCACTCGCGAGATTATCGTTCACACATCGCTGTCGGACGATACGGAGTACACGAGGGAGGACATCGCGGCCCTGTTCCGTAGAAGGTGGCAAGCAGAACTTCATTTACGGAGCTTGAAAACGGTCATGCAGATGGAACACTTGCGCTGTAAAAAGCCGCATCGAGTGCGGAACGAAATTCGGACGCACATGTTGGCTTACAATTTGATTCGCGGGGTGATGTCTGAAGCGGCCGTCGAAGGCGACGTTCAACCTTGGCATATCAGTTTCAAGTCAACACTGACAACGGTGACGGATATGCTTCCGGTTCTAGGCCTAATCAGCAACGCCGATGAATTATGCACTGTGTTGTACCGCTGCTGCTTGCAACACGCAGTTGGCAATCGACCGGACCGCTACGAGCCCAGGGTGCTCAAGCGAAGACCGAAGAAATACAAGCTGATGCAAAAGCCAAGAAGCGAATACAAACCCGGGGAGGCATAG